In one window of Streptomyces roseofulvus DNA:
- a CDS encoding NCS2 family permease, giving the protein MTQSSVEPKTAAEDAGSGSRNPAGRSWLDRYFHISERGSSVGTEIRGGVTTFMAMAYILLLNPILLGGPDVEKNVLASSAVITATAFAAAVTTLLMGFVGKVPLVLAAGLSVSGVLATQVVPQMTWPQAMGMCVVYGVVICLLVVTGLREMIMNAIPLPLKHGITIGIGLFIALIGFNKAGFVGAGPQFGPPVTLGAGGELVGWPVLIFAVTLLAIFALQARKVPGAILIGIVAGTVISLIVNAVADIPAKGPGSWANGSPELKGSAVSTPDFSLFGDVSFGGWGDVGYITVGVIVFTLVLAGFFDAMATIIGVGTEANLADDKGRMPGLSKALFIDGAGGAIGGVSGASGQTVFVESATGVGEGARTGFSSVITGLFFAACLFFTPITQIVPREVGSAALVVIGAMMMMNAKHVNWGDSSVAIPVFLTVVLMPFTYSITPGVAAGVIAYTVIKVAQGKAREVGAFMWCLSAIFIVFFALHPIEGWLGVS; this is encoded by the coding sequence ATGACCCAGTCGTCTGTGGAGCCGAAGACCGCCGCGGAGGACGCGGGCTCCGGCTCGCGCAACCCCGCCGGACGGTCTTGGCTCGACCGGTACTTTCACATCTCGGAGAGAGGATCCTCCGTCGGCACGGAGATCCGCGGTGGCGTCACCACCTTCATGGCGATGGCGTACATCCTCCTGCTCAACCCGATCCTCCTCGGAGGCCCGGACGTCGAGAAGAACGTCCTCGCCTCCTCCGCGGTCATCACCGCGACCGCCTTCGCGGCGGCGGTGACCACCCTGCTGATGGGCTTCGTCGGCAAGGTGCCGCTCGTCCTCGCGGCGGGACTCAGCGTCTCCGGTGTGCTCGCCACCCAGGTCGTGCCCCAGATGACCTGGCCCCAGGCGATGGGCATGTGCGTCGTCTACGGTGTCGTGATCTGTCTCCTGGTGGTCACCGGCCTCCGCGAGATGATCATGAACGCCATCCCGCTGCCGCTCAAGCACGGCATCACCATCGGCATCGGCCTCTTCATCGCCCTGATCGGCTTCAACAAGGCCGGCTTCGTCGGCGCCGGCCCGCAGTTCGGCCCGCCCGTCACCCTCGGCGCCGGCGGTGAGCTGGTCGGCTGGCCCGTCCTGATCTTCGCGGTCACCCTGCTCGCGATCTTCGCCCTCCAGGCCCGCAAGGTCCCGGGCGCCATCCTCATCGGCATCGTCGCCGGCACCGTCATCTCGCTGATCGTCAACGCCGTCGCCGACATCCCCGCCAAGGGCCCCGGCTCCTGGGCCAACGGCTCCCCGGAGCTCAAGGGCAGCGCGGTCTCCACCCCGGACTTCTCGCTCTTCGGCGACGTCTCCTTCGGCGGCTGGGGCGACGTCGGCTACATCACCGTCGGCGTCATCGTCTTCACCCTGGTGCTCGCCGGCTTCTTCGACGCCATGGCCACCATCATCGGCGTCGGCACCGAGGCCAACCTCGCCGACGACAAGGGCCGGATGCCCGGCCTGTCCAAGGCGCTGTTCATCGACGGCGCGGGCGGCGCGATCGGCGGCGTCTCCGGCGCCTCCGGCCAGACCGTCTTCGTGGAGTCCGCCACCGGCGTCGGCGAGGGCGCCCGCACCGGCTTCTCCTCGGTGATCACCGGCCTGTTCTTCGCGGCCTGCCTCTTCTTCACGCCGATCACCCAGATCGTGCCCCGCGAGGTCGGCTCCGCCGCCCTGGTCGTCATCGGCGCGATGATGATGATGAACGCCAAGCACGTGAACTGGGGCGACAGCTCCGTCGCCATCCCGGTCTTCCTGACCGTGGTGCTGATGCCGTTCACGTACAGCATCACCCCGGGCGTCGCGGCCGGCGTCATCGCCTACACCGTCATCAAGGTGGCGCAGGGCAAGGCGCGCGAGGTCGGCGCGTTCATGTGGTGCCTGTCCGCGATCTTCATCGTGTTCTTCGCCCTTCACCCCATCGAGGGCTGGCTGGGCGTCAGCTGA
- a CDS encoding SDR family NAD(P)-dependent oxidoreductase: MDIAGSAALVTGAASGLGAATAAALAARGATVYGLDLEKAVAAAGALPEGVRLIAADVTDEEQVRAALAEIDADGAELRLAVNCAGIAPSARVLGRKGPHDLDLFRAVVNVNLIGTFNVMRLAAEAIARHEPDAHGQRGLVVNTASIAAFEGQVGQIAYAASKAGVAGMTITAARDLAQFGIRVVTVAPGIVDTPMMAGFSEEIRAGLAASVTFPQRLAQPEEYARLITMIAEHDYLNGETIRMDGALRMAAR; encoded by the coding sequence ATGGACATCGCCGGCTCCGCCGCTCTCGTCACCGGTGCCGCTTCCGGGCTCGGCGCCGCCACCGCCGCCGCGCTCGCCGCGCGCGGCGCCACGGTCTACGGGCTCGACCTGGAGAAGGCCGTCGCCGCCGCCGGGGCCCTGCCGGAGGGCGTACGGCTCATCGCCGCCGACGTGACCGACGAGGAGCAGGTCCGCGCCGCGCTCGCGGAGATCGACGCCGACGGCGCCGAGCTGCGGCTCGCGGTCAACTGCGCCGGCATCGCCCCGTCGGCGCGGGTGCTGGGCCGCAAGGGCCCGCACGACCTCGACCTGTTCCGTGCCGTCGTGAACGTCAACCTGATCGGCACGTTCAACGTGATGCGGCTCGCCGCCGAGGCCATCGCCCGGCACGAGCCCGACGCGCACGGCCAGCGGGGCCTCGTCGTCAACACCGCCTCGATCGCCGCGTTCGAGGGCCAGGTCGGGCAGATCGCCTACGCCGCCTCCAAGGCCGGCGTCGCCGGCATGACCATCACGGCCGCCCGCGACCTCGCCCAGTTCGGCATCCGGGTCGTCACGGTCGCCCCCGGCATCGTCGACACCCCGATGATGGCGGGCTTCAGCGAGGAGATCCGGGCCGGGCTCGCCGCGAGCGTCACCTTCCCGCAGCGCCTCGCCCAGCCGGAGGAGTACGCCCGCCTGATCACGATGATCGCCGAGCACGACTACCTCAACGGCGAGACGATCCGGATGGACGGCGCGCTGCGGATGGCCGCCCGCTGA
- a CDS encoding heme-binding protein, which yields MQHAKKKARRTRLTTGGAVVALGLAGVGAYSASAGGGRDAAPAVATEAAPAHTTATTRLTVAAATEAARAALAAAEAENQRVTVAVVDRDGKPLVTLRGDGAGPQSPESAERKAYTAVSWNAPTSVLAGRLAQTPRLKDIPGTLFLAGGAPVTAQGAPIAGIGVAGAPSGDLDEKYARAGVAALER from the coding sequence ATGCAGCACGCGAAGAAGAAGGCCCGCCGCACCCGTCTGACGACCGGCGGCGCGGTCGTCGCCCTCGGCCTGGCGGGCGTCGGCGCCTACTCCGCGAGTGCCGGCGGCGGCCGGGACGCCGCCCCGGCGGTCGCCACCGAGGCCGCGCCCGCGCACACGACCGCCACCACCCGCCTGACGGTCGCCGCGGCGACGGAGGCGGCCAGGGCGGCGCTGGCCGCGGCCGAGGCGGAGAATCAGCGCGTCACGGTCGCGGTCGTCGACCGCGACGGCAAACCGCTCGTCACCCTGCGCGGCGACGGCGCGGGCCCGCAGTCCCCCGAGTCGGCGGAGCGGAAGGCGTACACGGCGGTCTCGTGGAACGCCCCCACCTCGGTCCTCGCCGGCCGCCTGGCCCAGACCCCCCGCCTGAAGGACATCCCCGGCACCCTCTTCCTCGCCGGCGGCGCCCCGGTCACCGCACAGGGCGCCCCGATCGCGGGCATCGGCGTGGCGGGCGCCCCCTCGGGCGACCTGGACGAGAAGTACGCCCGCGCGGGCGTGGCGGCCCTGGAGCGGTAG
- a CDS encoding acyl-CoA dehydrogenase family protein, translated as MDVDRLLPTPEAADLIALTREIADRELAPRVDAHEAAESYPEGLFATLGKAGLLGLAYPEEYGGGGQPYEVYLQVLEELAARWAAVAVATSVHTLACHPLYAFGTDAQKERWLPSMLEGRLVGGYSLSEPQAGSDAAALACKAERQEDGSGYRVSGTKAWITHGGRAGFYALFARTAPGSHGVSCFLAPGEAEGLSFGAPERKMGLQAVPTTSAYWDGALIEEDRLIGAEGQGLQIAFSALDNGRLGIAACATGLAQAALNAAVDYANERTTFGRRIVDHQGLGFLLADMAAAVDAARATYLDAARRRDLGRPFSRQASAAKLIATDTAMKVTTDAVQVLGGYGYTRDFPVERYMREAKIMQIFEGTNQIQRLVISRGLARPEK; from the coding sequence ATGGATGTCGACCGCCTGCTCCCCACCCCCGAGGCGGCGGACCTCATCGCCCTCACCCGGGAGATCGCCGACCGCGAGCTCGCTCCCCGGGTGGACGCACACGAGGCAGCCGAGAGCTATCCCGAGGGGCTCTTCGCCACCCTGGGGAAGGCCGGCCTGCTCGGCCTCGCGTACCCCGAGGAGTACGGCGGCGGCGGCCAGCCGTACGAGGTCTACCTGCAGGTCCTGGAGGAGCTCGCGGCCCGCTGGGCGGCCGTCGCGGTCGCCACCAGCGTGCACACCCTCGCCTGCCACCCGCTGTACGCCTTCGGCACCGACGCGCAGAAGGAGCGCTGGCTCCCGTCGATGCTGGAGGGCCGGCTCGTCGGCGGCTACAGCCTCTCCGAGCCGCAGGCCGGCTCCGACGCCGCCGCCCTCGCCTGCAAGGCGGAGCGCCAGGAGGACGGCAGCGGCTACCGCGTCTCCGGCACCAAGGCGTGGATCACCCACGGCGGCCGGGCCGGCTTCTACGCCCTCTTCGCCCGCACCGCGCCGGGCAGCCACGGCGTCTCCTGCTTCCTCGCCCCCGGCGAGGCCGAGGGCCTCTCCTTCGGCGCCCCCGAGCGCAAGATGGGCCTCCAGGCCGTGCCCACCACCTCCGCCTACTGGGACGGCGCCCTCATCGAGGAGGACCGGCTCATCGGCGCGGAGGGCCAGGGCCTCCAGATCGCCTTCAGCGCGCTCGACAACGGCCGCCTCGGCATCGCCGCCTGCGCCACCGGCCTCGCCCAGGCCGCCCTGAACGCCGCCGTCGACTACGCCAACGAGCGCACCACCTTCGGCCGCCGGATCGTCGACCACCAGGGCCTCGGCTTCCTCCTCGCCGACATGGCCGCCGCCGTCGACGCGGCCCGCGCCACCTACCTGGACGCGGCCCGCCGCCGCGACCTCGGCCGCCCCTTCAGCCGCCAGGCCAGCGCGGCCAAGCTGATCGCCACCGACACGGCCATGAAGGTCACCACGGACGCCGTCCAGGTCCTCGGCGGCTACGGTTACACCCGCGACTTCCCGGTCGAGCGCTACATGCGCGAGGCGAAGATCATGCAGATCTTCGAGGGCACGAACCAGATCCAGCGACTGGTCATCAGCCGGGGCCTGGCCCGCCCGGAGAAGTAG
- a CDS encoding TetR/AcrR family transcriptional regulator, whose amino-acid sequence MIETSATDTPKLTGRGAARRSALFEDLVALLVGEGFARLTLDDLAARLHCSKRTLYGLAGSKEQLVRAAVVHFFRRATSRVEAVLAAANGPAERLSAYLRAVSAELAPVSPQFFDDVAAFEPAAEVYERNTRAAAGRVQQLIEEGVTAGVFREVHVAFAADVIASVMVRIQRRQVAASTGLADAEAYDQLAELLLSGLRRA is encoded by the coding sequence GTGATCGAGACCTCCGCCACCGACACCCCGAAGCTCACGGGGCGCGGTGCGGCGCGCCGTTCCGCCCTCTTCGAGGACCTGGTCGCCCTGCTCGTCGGCGAGGGCTTCGCCCGGCTGACCCTGGACGACCTCGCGGCCCGGCTGCACTGCTCCAAGCGCACCCTGTACGGCCTGGCCGGCAGCAAGGAGCAACTCGTCAGGGCGGCCGTCGTGCACTTCTTCCGGCGCGCCACCAGCCGCGTCGAGGCGGTCCTCGCCGCCGCGAACGGGCCCGCCGAGCGGCTCTCCGCCTACCTGCGGGCCGTCTCCGCCGAGCTGGCACCGGTCTCCCCGCAGTTCTTCGACGACGTGGCCGCGTTCGAACCGGCCGCGGAGGTGTACGAGCGGAACACCCGGGCCGCCGCCGGCCGGGTGCAGCAGCTCATCGAGGAGGGCGTCACCGCCGGCGTCTTCCGGGAGGTCCACGTCGCCTTCGCCGCCGACGTGATCGCCTCCGTGATGGTCCGCATCCAGCGCCGCCAGGTGGCCGCGTCCACCGGCCTCGCCGACGCCGAGGCGTACGACCAGCTGGCCGAGCTGCTGCTCAGCGGGCTCCGCCGGGCCTGA
- a CDS encoding ROK family transcriptional regulator: protein MTRPNGRTVRDLRRENRTAVLRRLYFDGPLSRFSLGPATGLSSGSISNVVAELVAEGLVEEAGSVDSAGGRPRILLRVAPDSGRMIGVDVGETRVRVELFDLTLTELARAERPLTASGQDTGRYEVGVVVDHIRDAIAEVLRTADVPAESLLGVGIGVPGIVERTAEAGAVVHGQTIGWDAVPLERLLREAVDLPAGVPYRIDNGARTLGQAEMWFGAGRGATSAVVVLFGSGVGACVTTDPSGPGRALEWGHLKVQVRGRRCRCGAQGCLEAYAGAGALLERWREAGGPSPAGADEETALAALASAAYPEDGGTPDPAAVAVLAETAEYLGAGFADLVNLFQPERILVGGWAGLLLGPRFLAEVERHARAYALAYPAARVTLGMGTLGPDAVTVGAAILPLADFFARGGRRESPAPPEAPPAWTRSLRDRTTR, encoded by the coding sequence GTGACCAGACCGAACGGCCGGACCGTGCGGGACCTGCGGCGCGAGAACCGCACCGCGGTCCTCCGGCGGCTCTACTTCGACGGCCCGCTGAGCCGCTTCTCGCTCGGCCCCGCCACCGGGCTCAGCTCCGGCTCGATCAGCAACGTGGTCGCGGAGCTGGTCGCCGAGGGGCTCGTCGAGGAGGCCGGCAGCGTCGACTCGGCCGGCGGCCGCCCGCGGATCCTGCTGCGGGTCGCCCCCGACAGCGGCCGGATGATCGGCGTGGACGTCGGCGAGACCCGGGTCCGGGTCGAGCTCTTCGATCTCACCCTCACCGAACTCGCCCGCGCCGAACGGCCCTTGACCGCCTCGGGGCAGGACACGGGACGGTACGAGGTCGGGGTCGTCGTCGACCACATCCGCGACGCCATCGCCGAGGTGCTGCGCACGGCGGACGTCCCCGCGGAGTCGCTGCTCGGCGTCGGCATCGGCGTCCCCGGCATCGTCGAGCGGACGGCGGAGGCCGGGGCGGTGGTGCACGGGCAGACGATCGGCTGGGACGCGGTCCCGCTGGAGCGGCTGCTCCGCGAGGCGGTCGACCTGCCCGCCGGGGTCCCCTACCGGATCGACAACGGCGCCCGGACCCTCGGCCAGGCCGAGATGTGGTTCGGCGCCGGCCGGGGCGCGACCAGCGCGGTCGTGGTCCTCTTCGGCTCCGGCGTCGGCGCCTGCGTCACCACCGATCCGTCCGGCCCCGGGCGGGCGCTGGAGTGGGGCCATCTGAAGGTCCAGGTCCGGGGGCGGCGGTGCCGCTGCGGCGCCCAGGGCTGCCTGGAGGCGTACGCCGGGGCCGGCGCGCTCCTCGAACGGTGGCGGGAGGCGGGCGGGCCCTCGCCGGCCGGCGCGGACGAGGAGACGGCGCTGGCGGCGCTGGCGTCCGCGGCGTACCCCGAGGACGGCGGTACGCCGGACCCGGCCGCGGTCGCCGTCCTCGCAGAGACCGCCGAGTACCTCGGCGCCGGTTTCGCCGACCTCGTCAACCTCTTCCAGCCGGAGCGGATCCTGGTCGGCGGCTGGGCCGGACTGCTGCTCGGCCCGCGCTTCCTCGCGGAGGTCGAGCGGCACGCGCGCGCGTACGCGCTGGCGTACCCGGCGGCGCGGGTCACCCTCGGCATGGGCACGCTCGGCCCGGACGCGGTCACGGTGGGCGCGGCGATCCTCCCCCTCGCGGACTTCTTCGCCCGGGGCGGCCGCCGCGAGTCCCCCGCCCCACCCGAGGCACCCCCCGCCTGGACCCGGTCCCTCCGGGACCGCACGACCCGCTGA
- a CDS encoding SCO7460 family lipoprotein: MAGVVAGVLVAVGVAGCGTFSTGDDRERAVEVAERVAPGQLEVVDTRSLFPQDNGAEVSFRIKGDADAVVRLRVNAEKDDCGGQSCDDRLTAALADARRRADGFRALRREFRACGYEVHGLSADGTGPWISARLGADTARTVVASVGECLDRWSRVRGETAPASLAVKVAPPEVLDGLPDDPGRPTLMRLTAGKRLAALSRGTYHRVVFRGGPRGVDRDSGEVHLVQPFAERQRFAAAARTAAERWLRTENGAPDAVAGEYVGVWRLVPGRVDRVGGWVLFCDRPEGERPRCVGRHALAVTVGLDGALAADPRVFRGVRDAEGPLGLPTEEDGAPSYAWERGRGQAVSF, translated from the coding sequence ATGGCGGGGGTCGTCGCGGGGGTGCTGGTGGCGGTCGGCGTCGCGGGATGCGGGACCTTCTCGACCGGCGACGACCGGGAGCGGGCGGTGGAGGTCGCGGAGCGGGTCGCGCCGGGGCAGCTGGAGGTGGTGGACACCCGGTCGCTCTTCCCGCAGGACAACGGCGCCGAGGTGAGCTTCCGGATCAAGGGCGACGCCGACGCCGTGGTCCGGCTGCGGGTGAACGCGGAGAAGGACGACTGCGGGGGGCAGTCCTGCGACGACCGGCTGACCGCCGCGCTCGCCGACGCCCGGCGCCGGGCCGACGGGTTCCGGGCGTTGCGGCGGGAGTTCCGGGCCTGCGGGTACGAGGTCCACGGCCTGTCCGCGGACGGCACCGGGCCCTGGATCTCGGCGCGGCTGGGGGCGGACACCGCGCGGACCGTCGTGGCGTCCGTCGGGGAGTGCCTGGACCGCTGGTCCCGCGTGCGCGGCGAGACCGCACCCGCCTCCCTCGCGGTGAAGGTGGCCCCGCCGGAGGTCCTGGACGGGCTCCCCGACGACCCGGGGCGCCCCACTCTGATGCGGCTCACCGCCGGGAAGCGGCTGGCCGCGCTGAGCCGGGGGACGTACCACCGGGTGGTGTTCCGGGGCGGGCCGCGCGGCGTCGACCGGGACTCGGGCGAGGTGCACCTGGTCCAGCCGTTCGCCGAGCGGCAGCGCTTCGCGGCGGCCGCGCGGACGGCGGCCGAGCGGTGGCTGCGGACGGAGAACGGAGCGCCGGACGCGGTGGCCGGGGAGTACGTCGGCGTGTGGAGGCTGGTCCCGGGCCGCGTCGACCGGGTCGGCGGCTGGGTGCTGTTCTGCGACCGCCCCGAGGGCGAGCGCCCGCGCTGCGTCGGCCGGCACGCCCTGGCGGTCACCGTGGGCCTCGACGGCGCCCTGGCCGCCGATCCGCGGGTCTTCCGCGGCGTCCGGGACGCCGAAGGCCCCCTCGGTCTGCCGACCGAGGAGGACGGGGCCCCGTCGTACGCGTGGGAACGGGGTCGGGGCCAGGCCGTTTCTTTCTGA
- a CDS encoding electron transfer flavoprotein subunit alpha/FixB family protein yields MAEILVLVDHADGAVRKPALELLTLARRLGEPSAVVLGAGEAAASVAATAAEYGAGTVYVADGAEFAEQLVVPKVDALTQIAKEKEVAAVLVTSSGEGKEIAARVALRLGSGLITDAVELEAGADGPVATQSVFAASYTVKSRVSHGVPVITVKPNSAAPEAAPAAGTVENVTVAFTGNAATVVSRTARVSTGRPELTESAIVVSGGRGVGAAEGFEVVEKLADSLGAAVGASRAAVDAGWYPHSNQVGQTGKQVSPQLYVAAGISGAIQHRAGMQTSKTIVAVNKDPEAPIFDLVDYGVVGDLFEVLPQLTEEIGAR; encoded by the coding sequence ATGGCTGAGATCCTGGTTCTCGTGGACCACGCCGACGGTGCGGTCCGCAAGCCGGCCCTCGAACTGCTCACCCTGGCCCGCCGCCTGGGCGAGCCGTCCGCGGTCGTCCTGGGCGCCGGCGAGGCCGCCGCCTCCGTCGCCGCCACCGCCGCCGAGTACGGCGCCGGCACCGTCTACGTGGCGGACGGCGCCGAGTTCGCCGAGCAGCTCGTCGTCCCCAAGGTCGACGCGCTCACCCAGATCGCGAAGGAGAAGGAGGTCGCCGCCGTCCTGGTGACCTCCTCCGGCGAGGGCAAGGAGATCGCGGCCCGCGTCGCGCTCCGCCTCGGCTCCGGCCTCATCACCGACGCCGTCGAGCTGGAGGCCGGCGCCGACGGCCCGGTCGCCACGCAGTCGGTCTTCGCCGCCTCGTACACGGTGAAGTCCCGCGTCTCGCACGGCGTCCCGGTCATCACCGTCAAGCCGAACTCCGCCGCCCCGGAGGCCGCCCCGGCCGCCGGCACGGTCGAGAACGTCACCGTCGCCTTCACCGGCAACGCCGCCACGGTCGTCTCCCGCACCGCGCGGGTCTCCACCGGCCGTCCGGAGCTGACCGAGTCCGCCATCGTGGTCTCCGGCGGCCGCGGTGTCGGCGCCGCCGAGGGCTTCGAGGTCGTCGAGAAGCTGGCCGACTCGCTCGGCGCGGCCGTCGGCGCCTCCCGCGCCGCGGTGGACGCCGGCTGGTACCCGCACTCCAACCAGGTCGGCCAGACCGGCAAGCAGGTCTCGCCGCAGCTGTACGTCGCGGCGGGCATCTCCGGGGCGATCCAGCACCGGGCCGGCATGCAGACGTCGAAGACGATCGTCGCGGTCAACAAGGACCCCGAGGCCCCGATCTTCGACCTGGTCGACTACGGCGTGGTCGGCGACCTCTTCGAGGTGCTGCCGCAGCTGACCGAGGAGATCGGCGCGCGCTGA
- a CDS encoding TetR/AcrR family transcriptional regulator, whose amino-acid sequence MAAAATNPRTPPKPAMRDSLIAAAFQLFLERGYEQTTVDDIVTLAGVGRRSFFRYFPSKEDVVFPDHEQCLDDMTRFLAASADTDDPMVRVCDAARLVMRMYAENPTFSVQRYRLTREVAGLRTYELSVVWRYEKTLGDYLRGRWADRKDGTLRANVAAAAVVAAHNHALRHWLRSGGEGDQLAEVDRALEFVRATWSPDTPAGTGGDAAEGADDVVVVITKRSTPMWRVVREVESSLDES is encoded by the coding sequence ATGGCAGCAGCGGCGACGAACCCCCGGACCCCTCCGAAGCCCGCGATGCGCGACTCCCTCATCGCCGCGGCCTTCCAGCTCTTCCTGGAGCGGGGCTACGAGCAGACCACCGTCGACGACATCGTCACCCTCGCGGGCGTCGGACGGCGCTCCTTCTTCCGCTACTTCCCGTCGAAGGAGGACGTGGTCTTCCCCGACCACGAGCAGTGCCTCGACGACATGACCCGCTTCCTCGCCGCCAGCGCCGACACCGACGACCCCATGGTCCGGGTCTGCGACGCCGCCCGCCTGGTCATGCGGATGTACGCCGAGAACCCCACCTTCTCCGTCCAGCGCTACCGGCTGACCCGCGAGGTCGCCGGGCTGCGCACGTACGAGCTCTCCGTCGTGTGGCGGTACGAGAAGACCCTCGGCGACTACCTGAGGGGCCGCTGGGCCGACCGCAAGGACGGCACCCTGCGCGCCAACGTGGCCGCCGCGGCCGTCGTCGCCGCCCACAACCACGCCCTGCGGCACTGGCTGCGCTCGGGCGGCGAGGGCGACCAGCTGGCGGAGGTGGACCGCGCCCTGGAGTTCGTCCGCGCCACCTGGAGCCCGGACACTCCGGCCGGCACCGGCGGCGACGCGGCGGAGGGGGCCGACGACGTGGTCGTCGTCATCACCAAGCGGTCCACGCCGATGTGGCGCGTGGTGCGCGAGGTGGAGTCGAGCCTCGACGAGAGCTGA
- a CDS encoding Zn-ribbon domain-containing OB-fold protein, with protein MFHTGLRTPGAVRTEESAAGTDLYFQRCAWCHTTTFQRLLCPTCGSTDLSPQLSEGEGVITVRRAHTAAEADLWPVHMAEGFVVRCRVDGPPHAVRPGVRVKLASAADTGRRPVVRLCEEVPLDGWI; from the coding sequence GTGTTCCACACGGGACTGAGGACCCCCGGCGCCGTCCGGACCGAGGAATCGGCCGCCGGCACCGATCTCTACTTCCAGCGCTGCGCCTGGTGCCACACCACCACCTTCCAGCGCCTGCTCTGCCCGACCTGCGGGTCGACCGACCTGTCCCCCCAACTCAGCGAGGGGGAGGGCGTGATCACCGTCCGCAGGGCCCACACCGCCGCCGAGGCCGACCTCTGGCCGGTGCACATGGCCGAGGGCTTCGTGGTCCGCTGCCGGGTCGACGGGCCGCCGCACGCGGTGCGTCCGGGCGTCCGGGTCAAGCTCGCGAGCGCCGCCGACACCGGCCGCCGGCCGGTCGTCCGGCTGTGCGAGGAGGTCCCGCTGGACGGCTGGATCTGA
- a CDS encoding XdhC/CoxI family protein → MLDIAEELHRWVEQGRDFAVATVVAVGGSAPRQPGAALAVDSEGTAIGSVSGGCVEGAVYELCQAALDDGKVAVERFGYSDEDAFAVGLTCGGVIDILVTPVRGGVFPAALAAAVSGEAAALARIVSGPEDLLGQALLVRPDGSYEGRLGGHPELDRTAAAEARALLDAGRTGTVEIGEDGSRCGQPLTLLVESSVPAPRMIVFGAIDFASALVRVGKFLGYHVTVCDARPVFATRLRFPEADEIVVEWPHRYLESTEVDARTVLCVLTHDAKFDVPLLQAALRLPVAYVGAMGSRRTHEDRNKRLREVGVTELELARLRSPIGLDLGARTPEETALSIGAEIVADRRGGSGASLTGAHTPIHHDGPDAPVAGRIGSVA, encoded by the coding sequence ATGCTGGACATCGCCGAAGAGCTGCACCGGTGGGTCGAGCAGGGACGCGACTTCGCCGTGGCCACCGTGGTGGCCGTCGGCGGCAGCGCGCCCCGGCAGCCCGGCGCCGCCCTCGCCGTCGACAGCGAGGGCACCGCGATCGGCTCGGTCTCCGGCGGGTGCGTGGAGGGCGCGGTCTACGAGCTGTGCCAGGCGGCGCTCGACGACGGCAAGGTCGCCGTCGAGCGCTTCGGCTACAGCGACGAGGACGCCTTCGCGGTCGGCCTGACCTGCGGCGGCGTCATCGACATCCTCGTCACCCCGGTCCGCGGCGGGGTCTTCCCCGCCGCCCTGGCCGCCGCCGTCTCGGGGGAGGCGGCGGCCCTCGCCCGGATCGTCTCGGGCCCGGAGGACCTGTTGGGGCAGGCCCTCCTGGTCCGCCCGGACGGCTCGTACGAGGGCAGGCTCGGCGGCCACCCGGAGCTGGACCGCACCGCCGCCGCCGAGGCCCGCGCCCTGCTGGACGCCGGCCGCACCGGCACGGTCGAGATCGGCGAGGACGGCAGCCGCTGCGGACAGCCGCTGACCCTGCTCGTGGAGTCCTCCGTCCCCGCCCCCCGCATGATCGTCTTCGGCGCCATCGACTTCGCCTCCGCCCTCGTCCGGGTCGGCAAGTTCCTCGGCTACCACGTCACCGTCTGCGACGCCCGGCCCGTCTTCGCGACGAGGCTCCGCTTCCCCGAGGCCGACGAGATCGTCGTCGAATGGCCCCACCGCTACCTGGAGTCGACCGAGGTCGACGCCCGGACCGTGCTGTGCGTCCTCACCCACGACGCCAAGTTCGACGTCCCCCTCCTCCAGGCGGCCCTGCGGCTGCCCGTCGCCTACGTCGGCGCGATGGGCTCCCGCCGCACCCACGAGGACCGCAACAAGCGCCTCCGCGAGGTCGGCGTCACCGAGCTCGAACTGGCCCGGCTGCGCTCGCCCATCGGCCTCGACCTCGGCGCCCGCACCCCGGAGGAGACCGCCCTGTCGATCGGCGCGGAGATCGTCGCCGACCGGCGCGGCGGCAGCGGCGCCTCGCTCACCGGCGCCCACACCCCGATCCACCACGACGGCCCGGACGCCCCGGTCGCGGGCCGCATCGGCTCCGTCGCCTAG